A single window of Sporosarcina sp. FSL W7-1349 DNA harbors:
- a CDS encoding SDR family oxidoreductase — MRLESKVAVVTGAASGMGKAIARLFAKEGAQVVVCDLNLNAAQTTVEEIKQDGGQAIAVMANVAKEGDIQAVFDQALEAFGTVDILVNNAGIMDNFMPVGEVSDELWDRVLDVNLTGPMRAIRKAMPIFLEKGQGVIVNVASAAGLQGSRAGVAYTASKHGVVGMTKNVAFQYATKGIRCNAIAPGGVNTNIGTTMSEPDPFGMERAMSGSGNNPRSGEAEEIATIALFLASDESSFVNGTVVTADGGWMAY; from the coding sequence ATGAGATTGGAATCAAAGGTGGCCGTTGTGACTGGGGCGGCTTCGGGAATGGGGAAGGCGATTGCCCGATTGTTCGCGAAGGAAGGGGCCCAAGTTGTCGTATGTGATTTGAATCTGAATGCGGCGCAAACCACGGTCGAAGAGATCAAACAGGATGGCGGACAAGCGATTGCGGTCATGGCGAATGTCGCGAAGGAAGGCGATATCCAAGCGGTGTTCGATCAAGCGCTTGAGGCTTTCGGTACCGTCGATATCCTAGTGAACAATGCGGGTATCATGGACAACTTCATGCCGGTCGGCGAAGTGTCGGACGAGTTATGGGATCGGGTACTGGATGTCAATCTGACTGGCCCGATGCGAGCCATCCGGAAAGCGATGCCGATCTTCTTGGAGAAAGGGCAAGGCGTCATCGTCAATGTTGCCTCAGCGGCCGGCTTGCAAGGGTCACGGGCAGGTGTTGCCTATACCGCTTCCAAGCATGGAGTCGTCGGGATGACAAAAAACGTTGCCTTCCAATATGCTACGAAAGGGATCCGCTGTAATGCGATCGCCCCGGGAGGCGTCAATACGAATATCGGCACGACGATGAGCGAGCCGGATCCATTCGGGATGGAGCGGGCGATGTCCGGAAGCGGAAACAACCCGAGATCTGGGGAAGCGGAGGAAATCGCAACAATCGCCCTTTTCCTTGCATCGGATGAATCGAGTTTTGTCAATGGCACCGTCGTGACAGCGGATGGCGGTTGGATGGCTTATTGA
- a CDS encoding DUF1641 domain-containing protein — translation MATPITSIRKSEKTAEQLQQEKLEDLQALITEQEEALQKILQLTGELHKIGVLDAAHAMVQAKEKIAGIALEQVSREPVTHLINHVMGAAGVLSSIEPEVTAKLANSVKKGLDEAELYRGNGEKVGLFQLLSAIQDPDINRALKFGLDFLKGMGKELADETPRD, via the coding sequence TACATCGATCCGGAAATCAGAGAAGACGGCGGAACAGCTACAGCAAGAAAAACTGGAGGACTTGCAGGCACTGATTACCGAGCAGGAGGAAGCCCTTCAGAAAATTCTTCAATTGACGGGGGAACTGCATAAAATAGGCGTGCTCGATGCGGCACATGCGATGGTGCAGGCGAAGGAGAAAATCGCCGGCATCGCGCTTGAACAAGTATCGCGTGAACCCGTGACTCATTTGATCAACCACGTCATGGGGGCGGCCGGCGTCCTTTCTTCCATCGAACCTGAAGTGACCGCAAAGCTTGCCAACAGCGTCAAGAAAGGGCTGGACGAAGCAGAATTATACCGTGGAAATGGCGAGAAGGTAGGCCTTTTTCAATTGCTGTCGGCTATCCAGGATCCCGATATTAACCGTGCCTTGAAATTCGGTCTTGATTTCCTAAAGGGGATGGGGAAAGAGTTAGCGGATGAAACACCACGTGACTAA